In the Devosia sp. SL43 genome, one interval contains:
- a CDS encoding efflux RND transporter periplasmic adaptor subunit, producing MRALFSYGVAFLIMVLAGAWLATGSLVMGGNGPGNGERPIISVIEGEEHGPIATQLAEAGVLAQHETDHAVDPHLTIAQRNDASTGANTALQSVRTSTYIAQPWNIEVPLRGRTQAKASVGAVAETAGIVDTVHVTKGQTVKVGDLLCTLDQGTRVAAVTQAQAGLEQANAGLAQSQSDYDTNAELREKGLAAPNTARQLEVALTAAKAAISSAQAGLDNAQAELERTEIHAKVAGVVQDPLVVAGSMLGMGQPCATIVQLDPMVFIGQVPEARIGLAKLGLEATIKTITDQEVDGKVTFISATADAATRSFPVEIELPNADGAIRDGITATATVTMGTAPAHLLPQSVLTLNDDGVLGVSTVVDGSVKFLPVTIASDTREGVWVLGLPLSVDIITVGQEYVVDGQAVDATNVPVDTATVTAS from the coding sequence ATGCGTGCACTATTTTCCTATGGCGTAGCCTTTCTGATCATGGTTCTAGCGGGCGCCTGGTTGGCGACCGGCAGCCTGGTGATGGGCGGCAATGGTCCGGGCAACGGCGAACGGCCGATCATCTCGGTCATTGAAGGCGAAGAACATGGGCCCATTGCGACCCAATTGGCCGAAGCCGGCGTTCTGGCCCAGCACGAAACCGACCACGCGGTCGATCCGCACCTGACCATTGCGCAGCGCAATGATGCATCGACCGGCGCTAATACCGCGCTACAGTCGGTTCGGACCTCGACTTATATCGCCCAGCCCTGGAACATCGAAGTTCCGCTGCGCGGTCGCACCCAGGCAAAGGCGTCGGTCGGCGCTGTGGCCGAGACTGCCGGGATTGTCGATACGGTGCATGTCACCAAGGGCCAGACCGTCAAGGTCGGCGACCTGCTCTGCACGCTGGATCAAGGCACGCGCGTCGCGGCAGTCACCCAGGCCCAGGCCGGGCTGGAACAGGCCAATGCGGGTCTGGCGCAGTCACAATCAGACTACGACACCAATGCTGAACTGCGCGAGAAGGGCCTTGCGGCCCCCAATACAGCGCGCCAGCTCGAAGTGGCGCTGACGGCTGCCAAGGCGGCGATCAGCTCGGCCCAGGCCGGTCTCGACAATGCGCAAGCCGAACTCGAACGCACCGAAATTCACGCCAAGGTTGCCGGTGTGGTTCAGGATCCGCTGGTGGTTGCCGGCTCTATGCTCGGCATGGGCCAGCCCTGTGCGACGATCGTGCAGCTCGACCCGATGGTGTTCATCGGCCAGGTGCCGGAAGCCCGTATCGGCCTAGCCAAGCTTGGCCTCGAGGCAACGATCAAGACCATTACCGACCAGGAAGTCGACGGCAAGGTGACCTTCATCTCGGCCACGGCGGACGCGGCAACGCGTTCGTTCCCGGTCGAAATCGAGCTGCCCAATGCCGACGGCGCAATCCGCGATGGCATCACGGCGACTGCTACGGTCACCATGGGCACCGCTCCCGCGCACCTCCTGCCACAATCTGTCCTGACGCTGAATGACGATGGCGTTCTGGGCGTCAGCACCGTGGTCGATGGTTCGGTGAAGTTCCTGCCCGTCACCATTGCCAGCGATACACGCGAAGGCGTGTGGGTGCTGGGCCTGCCGCTGTCGGTCGACATCATTACCGTCGGCCAGGAATATGTTGTCGACGGTCAGGCTGTCGACGCCACCAACGTGCCTGTCGACACCGCCACCGTAACAGCGAGCTGA
- a CDS encoding PadR family transcriptional regulator has translation MNVKTLCLSILYEGEATGYDIRQLCVEGECAYFIEASFGSIYPALAKLEDEGLVTSRTEQQSGKPAKKVYSITEAGRAAFADELAGPLGEDVFRSPFLLFARFAHILPRDLVEARANEFLEKNIASHRKLEEAFAERSSNAADTWVINYGRAVMEVAERHMRSHMHELITLARAEPKKDAAE, from the coding sequence GTGAACGTCAAAACCCTTTGCCTGTCGATCCTCTATGAGGGCGAAGCGACCGGATACGACATCCGGCAGCTTTGCGTGGAAGGCGAATGCGCATATTTCATCGAGGCCAGCTTCGGCTCGATCTACCCCGCCCTCGCCAAGCTCGAGGACGAGGGACTGGTCACCAGCCGGACCGAACAACAGAGCGGCAAGCCGGCCAAGAAGGTCTATTCGATCACCGAAGCGGGCCGAGCAGCCTTCGCCGACGAGTTGGCTGGGCCGCTGGGTGAAGACGTTTTCCGCAGCCCGTTCCTGCTGTTTGCCCGTTTTGCGCATATCCTGCCGCGCGATCTGGTCGAGGCACGGGCCAACGAATTCCTCGAAAAGAACATAGCGTCCCATCGCAAGCTTGAAGAAGCCTTTGCGGAACGCAGCAGCAATGCCGCGGACACATGGGTCATCAATTATGGACGTGCAGTGATGGAGGTTGCCGAACGGCACATGCGCTCCCATATGCACGAACTGATCACATTGGCGCGAGCCGAGCCGAAAAAAGACGCGGCTGAGTAA
- the cysQ gene encoding 3'(2'),5'-bisphosphate nucleotidase CysQ: MQAKTDAELTDLALDAAIAAARVIMDVYARPIAAVAKADGSPVTEADAAAEAVILDYLLPTGIPVLGEESVAAGIIPVLGDRYFVVDPLDGTKEFIKRNGEFTVNIALVEHGLPVMGVVLAPVTGEAFTGDSNGAFVCDTRSGVATEKRAIAVSSALPMRIVASRSHGHSALVELCETLDVGADVSVGSSLKFCLLARGDAELYPRFTPTSEWDTAAGQAVLEAAGGAVVTLDGVRMHYGKGDLAFLNPYFVAAASLSLAQRAAAEMSRILAS, encoded by the coding sequence GTGCAGGCCAAGACCGATGCCGAACTGACCGACCTGGCGCTCGACGCGGCCATCGCTGCGGCGCGGGTAATCATGGATGTCTATGCGCGGCCCATTGCCGCAGTGGCCAAGGCGGACGGATCGCCGGTCACGGAGGCGGATGCGGCGGCGGAAGCTGTCATCCTCGACTATCTGCTGCCGACTGGCATCCCGGTGCTGGGTGAGGAGAGCGTCGCTGCTGGGATCATCCCGGTGCTGGGGGACCGCTATTTCGTGGTCGATCCGCTTGACGGTACCAAGGAGTTCATCAAGCGCAACGGGGAATTCACCGTCAATATCGCGCTGGTGGAACACGGCCTGCCGGTGATGGGCGTCGTGCTGGCGCCGGTGACGGGGGAAGCCTTCACTGGGGATAGCAACGGGGCATTCGTGTGTGACACGCGGTCCGGCGTTGCGACAGAAAAACGGGCGATCGCAGTATCTTCGGCGCTACCCATGCGGATCGTCGCCAGTCGGTCGCATGGGCATTCGGCGCTAGTCGAGCTCTGCGAAACGCTCGATGTCGGCGCCGATGTATCGGTGGGATCGTCGCTGAAGTTCTGCCTGCTGGCGCGGGGCGACGCAGAGCTTTACCCGCGCTTTACCCCGACCAGCGAGTGGGACACCGCGGCTGGACAAGCTGTGCTAGAGGCTGCCGGCGGGGCTGTTGTGACGCTTGACGGGGTGCGGATGCATTACGGCAAGGGGGACCTGGCGTTCCTCAACCCCTATTTCGTGGCCGCTGCCAGTCTATCGCTGGCCCAGCGGGCAGCTGCGGAGATGAGCCGCATCCTGGCCAGCTGA
- the nadC gene encoding carboxylating nicotinate-nucleotide diphosphorylase: MTRPDRLPAQLPRLLVERAVAAALEEDLGLAGDLTSQATLAPSATATATLSAREAGVIAGLDLAAAAFRLVGDGVVFTPALADGDRVAVGGIVATVSGPARLVMSAERVALNFLNHLSGIATLTREYADAVEGTGAQICDTRKTTPGLRAFQKYAVRCGGGANHRYSLDDAILIKDNHIAVAGSVTAAYKAAEAFAGHLVAIEIEVTSLAELEEALAAGAKVVLLDNMSNDLLRQAVAINADRAKLEASGGVKLDRVRSIGETGVDYISTSQITMAAKPLDLGLDVEIGA; this comes from the coding sequence ATGACGCGCCCTGACCGTCTACCTGCCCAATTGCCGCGCTTGCTGGTCGAGCGTGCCGTTGCCGCTGCATTGGAAGAAGACCTGGGGCTGGCGGGTGATCTGACCAGCCAGGCGACGCTGGCGCCGAGCGCGACCGCAACGGCGACGCTATCGGCGCGCGAGGCTGGCGTGATAGCCGGGCTTGATCTGGCTGCTGCGGCGTTTCGACTGGTCGGCGACGGGGTAGTGTTCACCCCTGCCCTCGCCGATGGTGATCGGGTGGCGGTTGGGGGCATCGTGGCGACGGTGTCGGGGCCGGCGAGGCTGGTGATGTCGGCGGAGCGGGTGGCGTTGAACTTCCTCAATCATTTGAGCGGCATTGCCACGCTGACGCGTGAATATGCCGATGCGGTCGAGGGCACCGGGGCGCAAATCTGCGATACGCGGAAGACGACGCCGGGGCTGCGAGCGTTCCAGAAATATGCCGTGCGCTGCGGCGGTGGGGCCAACCACCGCTATTCGCTGGATGACGCTATCCTGATCAAGGACAACCATATTGCAGTCGCAGGGAGCGTAACGGCTGCGTACAAAGCGGCCGAGGCGTTTGCTGGGCATCTGGTGGCGATCGAGATCGAAGTTACCTCGCTGGCCGAACTGGAAGAGGCGCTGGCAGCTGGGGCAAAGGTGGTGCTGCTCGACAATATGAGCAACGACCTGCTGCGCCAGGCCGTGGCGATCAACGCCGACCGCGCCAAACTAGAGGCATCGGGCGGCGTGAAGCTGGACCGGGTTCGGTCGATCGGCGAAACGGGGGTCGACTATATTTCGACCAGTCAGATCACCATGGCGGCCAAGCCGCTAGACCTTGGGCTCGATGTCGAGATCGGGGCGTAA
- a CDS encoding AGE family epimerase/isomerase, which yields MTDANPTLPRTNSSLWSSRPFHRQYLMRQANNLFDFFEAASINPKGGFFELDDDGRPLDAANSTRQIHVTTRMVHCAAVGSLIGRPGSGELVDHGMRYIWEKHRDAKRGGYVWGLDDDGVVNGSKQAYGHAFVLLAASSAKLVGHPLADQMIADVTDIINTRFWDDKTGSVRDEYNEDWSQLLPYRGQNANMHMTEALMAAFEATGNRDYLVKAERIAELIIAKNAVPLGHRVAEHFDDKWVLDKNYEGNEMFRPSGTTPGHWLEWSRLLFQLWALGDKRLSWMTDASRQLFRQSIDLGWDHVHGGFFYTLDWDNKPIMREKLWWPVSEAIGAAAWLSEHDREDYFQVWYRKLWDYAENHVIDHARGGWLSELKEDLTPTSRLFVGKPDIYHALQACLIPLYPATGSLTSAIIEAEHTVRGRH from the coding sequence ATGACCGACGCTAATCCGACGCTGCCAAGGACCAATTCCAGCCTATGGTCGAGCCGGCCGTTTCACCGGCAGTATCTGATGCGGCAGGCCAATAACCTGTTCGACTTTTTCGAAGCGGCGTCGATCAATCCCAAGGGCGGCTTTTTCGAACTGGACGACGACGGCAGGCCACTGGATGCCGCTAACTCGACCCGGCAAATTCACGTGACGACGCGCATGGTGCACTGCGCGGCGGTCGGCAGCCTGATCGGGCGGCCGGGCTCGGGCGAGCTGGTCGATCATGGCATGCGCTATATCTGGGAGAAGCATCGTGACGCCAAACGCGGCGGCTATGTCTGGGGGCTGGACGACGATGGCGTCGTCAATGGGTCCAAGCAGGCCTATGGCCATGCTTTCGTGCTGCTGGCCGCCTCGAGCGCCAAGCTGGTGGGGCATCCGCTCGCCGATCAGATGATCGCCGACGTGACCGATATCATCAACACGCGCTTCTGGGACGACAAGACCGGCTCGGTGCGCGACGAATATAACGAGGACTGGTCGCAGCTGCTGCCGTATCGTGGGCAGAACGCTAACATGCATATGACCGAAGCGCTGATGGCGGCGTTCGAGGCCACCGGTAATCGCGACTACCTAGTCAAGGCCGAGCGGATTGCCGAGCTTATCATCGCCAAGAATGCGGTGCCGCTAGGGCATCGGGTGGCCGAGCATTTCGACGACAAGTGGGTGCTCGACAAGAATTACGAAGGCAACGAGATGTTCCGCCCGTCCGGCACTACGCCGGGGCACTGGCTGGAATGGTCGCGACTGCTGTTCCAGCTGTGGGCGCTGGGCGACAAGCGCCTGAGCTGGATGACCGATGCTTCGCGCCAGCTGTTCCGCCAGTCGATCGACCTCGGCTGGGACCACGTGCATGGCGGATTTTTCTACACGCTCGACTGGGACAACAAGCCCATCATGCGCGAGAAGCTGTGGTGGCCGGTCAGCGAGGCGATCGGAGCGGCCGCATGGCTTAGCGAGCACGACCGGGAGGACTATTTCCAGGTCTGGTATCGCAAGCTGTGGGACTATGCGGAGAACCACGTGATCGACCATGCGCGCGGCGGCTGGCTCAGTGAACTGAAGGAAGACCTGACGCCGACCTCGCGGTTGTTCGTGGGCAAGCCGGATATCTATCACGCGCTGCAGGCGTGTCTGATCCCGCTCTATCCAGCGACGGGTAGCCTGACGTCGGCGATCATCGAGGCCGAGCATACAGTACGAGGGCGCCACTAG
- a CDS encoding class 1 fructose-bisphosphatase, producing the protein MTTLSDWLAAQHVDDALKSVVGTMAAASVDIAAVLRTAPISGQTGLAGQTNVQGEAQKELDVVSNDIVLNHIRQNPQISILVSEELDEEVHLENQGRYMVATDPLDGSSNLDVNVTVGTIFSVLESAGGLLQQGTAQKAAGYAAYGPATSLVLTFGTSTAVFTLDDAGVWVLTADAVKVQPASAEYAINTARERFWDAATRGYVAENVAGETGPTGKRHNMRWVGSMVADIHRILMRGGIFMYPLDSETVSKGGRLRLLYEANPMALLIEAAGGKSTTGTQRILDVVPTGIHQRVPVILGSAEEVDRVEGWYARG; encoded by the coding sequence ATGACCACCCTATCCGACTGGCTCGCCGCTCAACATGTCGATGACGCACTGAAGTCGGTAGTCGGCACCATGGCCGCTGCAAGTGTCGATATTGCCGCCGTGCTGCGGACAGCGCCGATATCGGGGCAGACGGGACTGGCCGGACAGACCAATGTACAGGGCGAGGCGCAGAAGGAGCTCGATGTCGTCTCAAACGACATTGTTTTGAATCACATACGGCAAAATCCGCAGATATCGATTCTGGTGTCGGAAGAGCTGGATGAAGAGGTTCATCTGGAGAATCAGGGTCGCTACATGGTGGCGACCGATCCGCTGGATGGGTCTTCGAATCTCGACGTAAACGTCACTGTGGGCACGATTTTTTCGGTGCTGGAGTCGGCGGGCGGGCTGCTGCAACAGGGCACCGCCCAGAAGGCGGCGGGATATGCGGCTTATGGACCGGCGACCAGCCTGGTGTTGACCTTCGGGACGTCGACGGCGGTCTTTACGCTCGATGACGCGGGCGTTTGGGTGCTGACGGCGGATGCGGTGAAGGTGCAGCCGGCTTCGGCGGAGTATGCGATCAACACGGCGCGGGAACGGTTTTGGGATGCGGCGACGCGGGGCTATGTGGCGGAGAATGTTGCAGGGGAAACCGGGCCGACCGGCAAGCGCCACAATATGCGATGGGTGGGCTCGATGGTGGCGGACATCCACCGGATTTTGATGCGCGGCGGGATTTTCATGTATCCGCTGGACAGCGAAACGGTGAGCAAGGGCGGGCGGCTGCGGCTGCTCTATGAGGCGAACCCAATGGCACTGCTGATCGAGGCGGCTGGCGGTAAGTCGACGACCGGGACGCAGCGGATACTGGATGTGGTGCCAACGGGGATCCACCAGCGGGTGCCGGTGATTTTGGGGTCAGCGGAGGAAGTGGACCGGGTCGAGGGGTGGTACGCGCGGGGGTGA
- a CDS encoding ATP-dependent helicase: MLASLDYLDKLNPEQRRAVEHGVGQVAPGPLLVIAGAGSGKTNTLAHRVAHLIVNGADPRRILLMTFSRRAASEMSRRVERISAQVMGKTSSVLTDALTWAGTFHGIGARLLREHATQIGIDPAFTIHDREDSADLMNLVRHELGMSEAKSRFPTKGTCLAIYSRVVNAQGDLDAVLKETFPWCAMWAKELRTLFSAYVEAKQRQNVLDYDDLLLYWAGMMAEPDIAAEVSSRFDHVLVDEYQDTNRLQASVLLAMRPRGEGLTVVGDDAQSIYSFRAATVRNILDFPTEFSPPADIITLDRNYRSTQPILSAANAVIDLAMERFTKNLWTERQSDAKPYLVTVRDEADQARYVVHKVLESREGGIALKQQAVLFRTSSHSGPLEIELTRRNIPFVKFGGLKFLDAAHIKDLLAILRWAENPRDRVAGFRVLQLLPGVGPGTAGKVLDAMAVGPDPVWALGEIPAPPRAAEGWTGLVELIGRLSRKDAGWPLELGYARLWYEPLMEQAYEDAVVRVQDIVQLEQIAGGYPSRERFLTELTLDPPDATSDQSGVPMLDEDYLILSTIHSAKGQEWKAVHVLNVVDGCIPSDLGTGSTHELEEERRLLYVAMTRARDELNLIVPQRFFVTQQHKHGDKHMYAQRTRFIPRAMLGLFEDILWPPVTPAHIEGLSPSPVRMDIGEKVRGMWK, from the coding sequence GTGCTCGCCAGCCTCGACTATCTCGACAAGCTCAATCCGGAACAGCGCCGTGCGGTTGAGCACGGCGTTGGTCAGGTTGCGCCGGGGCCGTTGCTGGTGATTGCCGGCGCGGGATCTGGCAAGACCAATACGTTGGCGCATCGAGTGGCGCATCTGATCGTCAACGGCGCCGATCCGCGTCGCATATTGCTGATGACATTCTCCCGTCGCGCAGCGAGCGAAATGAGCCGTCGGGTCGAGCGGATATCGGCGCAGGTGATGGGCAAGACCTCCAGCGTGCTGACGGATGCGCTGACCTGGGCGGGCACATTCCATGGCATCGGTGCGCGGCTGCTGCGAGAGCATGCCACGCAGATCGGCATCGATCCGGCCTTCACTATCCATGACCGGGAAGACTCGGCGGACCTGATGAATCTGGTGCGGCACGAGCTCGGCATGAGCGAGGCCAAGAGCCGGTTTCCTACCAAGGGCACGTGCCTCGCCATCTATTCGCGCGTGGTGAATGCACAAGGCGATCTGGACGCGGTGCTCAAGGAGACGTTTCCGTGGTGCGCCATGTGGGCCAAGGAGTTGCGCACGCTGTTCAGCGCCTATGTCGAGGCCAAGCAGCGGCAGAATGTGCTCGATTACGATGATCTGCTGCTCTACTGGGCCGGGATGATGGCTGAGCCGGACATTGCCGCTGAAGTATCATCGCGGTTCGACCATGTGCTGGTGGACGAGTATCAGGACACCAACCGGCTGCAGGCCAGCGTGCTGCTGGCAATGCGACCTCGCGGCGAAGGGCTGACGGTGGTTGGGGACGATGCGCAGTCGATCTACTCGTTCCGGGCGGCGACGGTGCGGAACATTCTGGATTTTCCGACCGAGTTCAGCCCGCCGGCCGATATCATCACGCTGGACCGGAACTATCGCTCGACCCAGCCAATCTTGAGCGCTGCCAATGCGGTGATCGACCTGGCGATGGAGCGGTTCACCAAGAACCTGTGGACCGAGCGGCAGTCGGACGCCAAGCCGTATCTGGTGACGGTGCGCGATGAGGCGGATCAGGCGCGCTATGTGGTCCACAAAGTGCTGGAGTCGCGCGAGGGAGGCATCGCTCTCAAGCAACAGGCCGTTCTGTTCCGGACGTCCAGCCATTCGGGGCCGTTAGAGATCGAGCTGACGCGGCGGAATATTCCGTTCGTGAAGTTCGGTGGGCTCAAGTTTCTCGATGCGGCGCATATCAAGGACCTGCTGGCGATCCTGCGCTGGGCGGAAAATCCGCGCGACCGGGTGGCGGGATTCCGGGTGCTGCAACTGCTGCCGGGCGTTGGACCCGGCACGGCCGGCAAAGTTCTTGATGCCATGGCTGTTGGCCCCGACCCAGTTTGGGCACTGGGCGAGATACCGGCGCCGCCGCGGGCGGCCGAGGGTTGGACCGGGTTAGTGGAACTGATCGGACGACTGTCGCGCAAGGATGCGGGCTGGCCGTTGGAACTGGGCTATGCGCGGCTCTGGTATGAGCCGCTGATGGAGCAGGCCTATGAGGATGCAGTGGTCCGCGTGCAGGATATTGTGCAGCTTGAGCAGATCGCTGGTGGCTATCCCAGCCGGGAGCGGTTCCTCACCGAGCTGACGCTCGATCCTCCGGATGCGACGAGCGACCAGTCGGGCGTACCCATGCTCGACGAAGACTACCTGATCCTATCCACCATCCACTCGGCCAAGGGGCAGGAGTGGAAGGCCGTGCATGTGCTCAATGTCGTGGATGGATGTATTCCCTCGGACCTGGGCACTGGCTCGACGCATGAGCTCGAGGAAGAACGGCGGTTGCTCTATGTGGCGATGACGCGGGCGCGCGATGAGCTCAACCTGATCGTGCCGCAGCGGTTTTTCGTGACGCAGCAGCACAAGCATGGCGACAAGCACATGTATGCGCAGCGGACGCGGTTCATTCCGCGAGCCATGTTAGGGCTGTTCGAGGACATCCTTTGGCCGCCGGTGACGCCGGCGCATATCGAGGGATTGTCGCCGAGCCCGGTGCGGATGGATATCGGGGAGAAGGTGCGGGGGATGTGGAAGTAG